The following are encoded in a window of Desulfofalx alkaliphila DSM 12257 genomic DNA:
- a CDS encoding ATP-binding protein, which translates to MADITEIRELAKKLNLWNIARGYIDLNDEKLSNLDYLQMILQKELEIRARQKQIKLRRASKLPNKVFDVSNLNKGLEWQIKQLSHLTWLNEEQNVILLGKCGTGKTSLAVHLGETAIDNGHKTYYASIDVFIYIVENKDINTKAGATFSYMRECDLIIIDDVFYLEPTRSELQAFYRAVTFLNETRSIIFITNREISTWLYVVEDKHLCQTLLDRITANCQLIRLTDR; encoded by the coding sequence ATGGCTGATATAACTGAAATCCGCGAGTTGGCTAAGAAGCTAAATCTATGGAATATTGCCAGGGGATATATTGATTTGAATGATGAGAAACTGTCCAACCTAGATTATCTTCAAATGATATTACAAAAAGAACTAGAGATACGAGCCAGACAAAAACAGATCAAGCTAAGAAGGGCAAGCAAACTTCCCAACAAAGTATTTGATGTATCGAATTTAAACAAAGGTTTGGAATGGCAAATTAAACAATTATCCCATCTGACGTGGCTCAATGAAGAACAAAACGTTATTCTACTTGGTAAATGCGGGACAGGCAAAACTAGTCTTGCAGTTCATCTTGGAGAAACAGCGATCGACAATGGACATAAAACTTACTATGCATCCATTGATGTTTTTATATATATTGTAGAGAACAAAGATATAAACACAAAAGCAGGCGCAACCTTCTCCTATATGCGGGAATGCGACTTGATTATTATTGATGATGTATTTTATCTAGAACCAACCAGGTCAGAGTTGCAGGCTTTTTATCGAGCAGTTACCTTTCTTAATGAAACAAGAAGTATCATTTTTATTACCAATCGAGAAATATCTACATGGTTATATGTAGTGGAAGACAAACATCTTTGCCAGACTCTGTTAGACAGAATAACAGCCAATTGTCAGCTCATTCGCTTGACTGACAGATAA